Proteins encoded in a region of the Augochlora pura isolate Apur16 chromosome 4, APUR_v2.2.1, whole genome shotgun sequence genome:
- the Nbs gene encoding nibrin isoform X2, with protein MMSLLAEYMLLYVSNPKIQSSNKEKIEVTKEGYKLMNGDKIRFGLQQHVFTVVYVPLITALTTFQASDKQKLQGIFHEIDGMISHEWISACTHLTVSKATLTEKVMWAMASAIPIVSLNYWVAVKLATNNGEKLPDPSDFIPPLKESLISKSVASLSVNEKRKTLFRNLIFVHFSAHQYKAYGRMIMLAGGKSLLYSKKPLTIKQICAPNVIVLKHSDDDQTQSTRDIVPEYETIYKSLQMHKRNMIAETDIVLAILHCSTEKYCNPKFNFSDLLKRPPAKSDSSKVIVLDTQDLTPDVRVLPKVISNISITSNVNAKKPAQRVEIIPETCDSYKSTGDMPEVLDIVRSNSSKQTQITKIVTSDIVHDRKFSESFKEIYSQETVEIIPETNNLIQTQDILKPSTSAGSILNNKSRIERAKQVPSQKTVKYIPETNDLSQSQDIISSSNINQDIKSTSGNDISIQSKLPQRIKEVHPQRTVQCIPETNDLFESQETLTNRLPSTSQGTKNISNSNSSIGSKSTVHVNDIHPRGTPKCIPETNESSLKSSNSNSSIGSKSTVYVNDIHPRGTPKCIPETNESSLKSSNSNSSIGSKSTVHVNDIHPRGTPKCIPETNESSLKSSHSNSSIGSKSIVHAEDEHPGRTPKCIPEANESSRKRCNSNSSDSNSSIGNKSVEYIEDRNKETILNDVIDLANGEDDPEEAENRLVAKLHSTLKANEQPQKSKLVELIPVDKIRAQKRKLDSTKSGETNRDDSLDSDEELSIKLFTKEHSIRRDRKISLCTMHKWSISAP; from the exons ATGATGAGTCTATTAGCAGAGTACATGCTATTATATGTATCAAACCCAAAGATACAATCAag caataaagagaaaatagaagTTACTAAGGAaggatataaattaatgaatggAGATAAAATACGCTTTGGTTTGCAGCAACATGTATTTAC cgTAGTGTATGTGCCCCTAATAACTGCTTTGACCACCTTCCAAGCCAGTGACAAACAAAAACTACAAGgtatatttcatgaaattgaTGGAATGATTTCTCATGAATGGATAAGCGCTTGCACTCATCTAACAGTATCAAAAGCAACCCTAACAGAGAAG GTTATGTGGGCTATGGCTTCTGCAATACCAATAGTAAGTCTGAATTATTGGGTAGCAGTTAAACTTGCCACTAATAATGGCGAGAAACTCCCAGATCCATCAGATTTTATCCCACCACTCAAAGAATCATTAATTAGCAAAAGCGTTGCATCACTCTCTGTAAATGAAAAACGGAAGACTCTGTTTCGTAACTTAATATTTGTGCACTTCAGTGCACATCAGTATAAAGCTTATGGAAGAATGATTATGTTGGCAG GTGGTAAATCGCTGTTATACTCAAAGAAACCATTGACCATTAAACAAATCTGTGCACCTAATGTTATTGTGTTGAAACACTCTGACGATGATCAAACCCAATCAACACGGGACATAGTACCTGAATATGAAACAATAt ATAAGTCATTGCAAATGCATAAACGCAACATGATAGCGGAAACTGATATTGTACTTGCTATTTTACACTGTTCcacagaaaaatattgcaatccaAAATTTAACTTTAGCGATCTATTGAAAAGACCGCCGGCAAAATCTGACTCCTCTAAAGTCATAGTTCTTGACACGCAAGATTTAACGCCTGATGTGAGAGTACTTccgaaagtaatttctaatatttcgaTAACATCGAACGTGAATGCGAAGAAGCCGGCGCAAAGAGTTGAAATCATTCCTGAAACATGCGATTCTTATAAATCAACTGGTGATATGCCTGAGGTATTAGATATAGTAAGATCTAATTCATCAAAACAGACTCAAATTACAAAGATCGTTACTAGCGATATTGTACACGATAGAAAATTTTCAGAGAgctttaaagaaatatattcacaaGAAACCGTGGAAATTATTCCAGAAACTAATAACTTGATTCAAACACAAGATATACTAAAACCCAGCACATCTGCAGGAAGCATTCTTAATAATAAGAGTAGAATAGAAAGAGCAAAACAAGTGCCTTCACAAAAAACTGTGAAATATATTCCAGAAACAAATGATTTGTCTCAATCACAAGATATTATCAGTTCATCAAACATTAATCAGGATATAAAGAGTACTAGTGGTAATGATATTTCAATTCAGAGTAAATTGCCACAAAGGATAAAAGAAGTACATCCACAAAGAACAGTGCAATGTATACCAGAAACTAATGATTTGTTTGAATCACAAGAGACACTGACTAACAGACTACCAAGCACGAGTCAGGGAACAAAGAACATTTCTAATAGTAACAGTTCAATTGGAAGCAAATCCACAGTGCATGTAAATGACATACATCCACGAGGGACTCCAAAGTGTATTCCCGAAACGAATGAATCTTCTCTAAAGAGTTCTAATAGTAACAGTTCAATTGGAAGCAAATCCACAGTGTATGTCAATGACATACATCCACGAGGGACTCCAAAGTGTATTCCAGAAACGAATGAATCTTCTCTAAAGAGTTCTAATAGTAACAGTTCAATTGGAAGCAAATCCACAGTGCATGTCAATGACATACATCCACGAGGGACTCCAAAGTGTATTCCAGAAACGAATGAATCTTCTCTAAAGAGTTCTCATAGTAACAGTTCAATTGGAAGCAAATCCATAGTGCACGCAGAAGACGAACATCCAGGAAGGACTCCAAAGTGTATTCCAGAAGCGAATGAATCTTCTCGAAAGAGATGTAATAGTAACAGTTCTGATAGTAACAGTTCAATTGGAAACAAATCGGTAGAGTACATAgaagatagaaataaagaaactattttaaacgATGTAATTGACCTAGCAAATGGAGAGGATGACCCTGAAGAAGCAGAAAATAGATTGGTAGCGAAACTGCACAGTACATTAAAAGCCAACGAACAGCCGCAAAAGTCGAAATTGGTTGAATTAATTCCTGTCGATAAGATTAGAGCTCAGAAACGAAAATTAGATTCTACAAAATCTGGAGAAACAAACCGGGATGATTCTTTAGACAGTGATGAAGAACTTagtatcaaattatttacaaag GAACATTCTATACGAAGGGACAGAAAGATCAGCCTCTGCACAATGCACAAATGGAGTATATCGGCTCcgtaa
- the LOC144469551 gene encoding uncharacterized protein LOC144469551, with product MSEILAVKHKNSLNLTEQKLLQEKRDTNYYGCISPCRLIIFCIVMLSIFVVYWFVLGPILIHTILKDKMHDKYSKLMFVAYWVAAFFIWLFITLAIAIIWKCIEMKRNEKSELQSYGTSNSDIPLPIICRKDDTTRSIVKFTDTKGDRPESKLIPDKDKMKREADETDKYNSLEMRRNKSKKHKDLPPLMIHRRNSGNNIENPGNVNLTSDTDETDEDALKSGKIMPKIQRQSMQDYLKLVTVTPEGEMDSPKSPKGPLSPRDLFFIDLIKAAEEADKNKENDSAKETDGKHFFPNNFSPTEKDVGIDTPNENEAPDNPSSNIDAEPTYFIANIESPKCEKTEVHIDLDPEPEIVAPHLVNLLIRDSVITIEEPINNESEKDEKDEKNEKKVVFKE from the coding sequence atgagtGAAATTCTTGCTGTGAAACACAAGAACTCTTTGAACTTAACAGAACAGAAATTACTTCAAGAGAAACGTGATACTAACTATTACGGATGCATATCTCCAtgtagattaataatattctgcaTTGTTATGCTAAGTATATTTGTGGTTTATTGGTTCGTACTGGGTCCAATTTTAATCCATACAATTCTCAAGGATAAAATGCATGACAAGTActcaaaattaatgtttgttGCATATTGGGTAGCGGCATTTTTCATTTGGCTCTTTATAACGCTTGCTATAGCTATAATTTGGAAATGTATCGAgatgaaacgaaacgagaaatcTGAATTGCAGTCATATGGCACGAGCAATTCAGACATACCATTGCCCATAATTTGTAGAAAGGACGATACTACGCGTAGTATAGTAAAGTTTACAGACACAAAGGGAGACAGACCTGAAAGTAAATTGATTCCTGataaagataaaatgaaaagggAAGCTGACGAAACAGATAAATACAACTCCCTTGAAATGAGACGGAATAAAAGTAAGAAGCATAAAGATCTTCCACCTCTTATGATACATCGCCGTAATTCAGGCAATAACATTGAAAATCCTGGAAATGTAAATCTAACAAGTGATACTGATGAAACTGACGAAGACGCATTAAAATCGGGAAAAATCATGCCTAAAATTCAAAGGCAATCGATGCAAGATTATTTGAAACTGGTAACAGTTACCCCAGAAGGCGAAATGGATAGTCCAAAATCTCCGAAAGGACCACTTTCACCAAGGgacttattttttattgatcttATCAAAGCTGCCGAGGAAgcagataaaaataaagagaacgACAGCGCCAAAGAAACAGATGGGAAACATTtctttccaaataatttttcaccgACCGAAAAAGATGTTGGCATTGATACACCAAATGAGAATGAAGCGCCTGACAATCCGTCATCAAACATTGATGCCGAGCCAACTTATTTTATCGCAAATATAGAAAGCCCAAAATGCGAAAAAACAGAAGTACACATAGATCTTGATCCAGAACCAGAAATAGTTGCACCACATTTAGTTAATTTGTTGATTAGAGATTCAGTGATTACGATAGAAGAACCAATAAACAATGAAAgtgaaaaagatgaaaaagatgaaaaaaatgaaaagaaagttGTATTTAAAGAGTAG
- the LOC144469554 gene encoding uncharacterized protein LOC144469554 — protein MVHIAEVPCRRTGNLDKRSMFWDENLKYLQPATRRPMTYSKPYSKPTIQLESNTTYKRSYMKFDCVPRRRFNYGDHEKIKNKIDEKMTSDTVYKLSYQTLQGKVPQPFLPRPRLFIEGSRDLTTTHGMSYMDPGLVKVKCYKPYRAKHVPSVPMESESVTKGSYRNFAMPIIKRPRKPTFWQTKVSTDYQTTSQLSYQYIGPVSKRIKIKPKPAMINARIEDDTIFKTSYMMPGRLVIKENVVSE, from the coding sequence ATGGTGCACATTGCCGAAGTTCCCTGTCGTAGGACAGGGAACTTGGATAAACGTTCGATGTTCTGGGACGAAAATTTAAAGTATCTACAGCCAGCGACGAGACGACCGATGACATACAGCAAACCTTACAGTAAACCGACTATACAACTTGAATCGAACACAACGTATAAAAGATCCTATATGAAATTTGATTGTGTTCCTCGACGAAGATTTAATTACGGTGATCATGAGaagataaagaataaaatcgacgaaaaaaTGACCTCTGACACTGTTTACAAACTGTCCTATCAGACTTTACAAGGGAAAGTACCGCAGCCTTTTCTTCCAAGGCCACGTTTGTTCATCGAGGGGTCACGAGATTTGACAACCACTCACGGGATGTCCTACATGGATCCTGGACTCGTAAAAGTGAAATGCTATAAACCATATCGAGCGAAGCATGTTCCTTCCGTTCCAATGGAGAGTGAGTCAGTAACGAAGGGCTCTTACCGAAACTTTGCTATGCCTATTATCAAAAGGCCAAGGAAACCAACGTTTTGGCAGACGAAAGTAAGCACAGACTACCAGACCACAAGTCAGTTGTCTTATCAGTACATAGGACCTGTTTCCAAAAGGATCAAAATTAAACCTAAACCAGCGATGATTAATGCTCGAATAGAGGAcgatactatttttaaaactagttACATGATGCCAGGTCGTCTCGTCATTAAGGAGAATGTAGTttcagaataa
- the Nbs gene encoding nibrin isoform X1 encodes MWYLITETEKRLYLQPNKPVTFGRYKSDIILQNDESISRVHAIICIKPKDTIKLNEPISVCELKDNGSKYGTYVILSNKEKIEVTKEGYKLMNGDKIRFGLQQHVFTVVYVPLITALTTFQASDKQKLQGIFHEIDGMISHEWISACTHLTVSKATLTEKVMWAMASAIPIVSLNYWVAVKLATNNGEKLPDPSDFIPPLKESLISKSVASLSVNEKRKTLFRNLIFVHFSAHQYKAYGRMIMLAGGKSLLYSKKPLTIKQICAPNVIVLKHSDDDQTQSTRDIVPEYETIYKSLQMHKRNMIAETDIVLAILHCSTEKYCNPKFNFSDLLKRPPAKSDSSKVIVLDTQDLTPDVRVLPKVISNISITSNVNAKKPAQRVEIIPETCDSYKSTGDMPEVLDIVRSNSSKQTQITKIVTSDIVHDRKFSESFKEIYSQETVEIIPETNNLIQTQDILKPSTSAGSILNNKSRIERAKQVPSQKTVKYIPETNDLSQSQDIISSSNINQDIKSTSGNDISIQSKLPQRIKEVHPQRTVQCIPETNDLFESQETLTNRLPSTSQGTKNISNSNSSIGSKSTVHVNDIHPRGTPKCIPETNESSLKSSNSNSSIGSKSTVYVNDIHPRGTPKCIPETNESSLKSSNSNSSIGSKSTVHVNDIHPRGTPKCIPETNESSLKSSHSNSSIGSKSIVHAEDEHPGRTPKCIPEANESSRKRCNSNSSDSNSSIGNKSVEYIEDRNKETILNDVIDLANGEDDPEEAENRLVAKLHSTLKANEQPQKSKLVELIPVDKIRAQKRKLDSTKSGETNRDDSLDSDEELSIKLFTKEHSIRRDRKISLCTMHKWSISAP; translated from the exons ATGTGGTATTTGATAACTGAGACAG aaaagcGTTTGTACTTACAGCCAAATAAACCAGTAACATTTGGTAGATATAAAAGTGACATTATTCTGCAAAATGATGAGTCTATTAGCAGAGTACATGCTATTATATGTATCAAACCCAAAGATACAATCAag CTTAATGAACCCATATCTGTATGTGAATTGAAAGACAATGGTTCTAAATATGGTACATATGTTATTTTAAGcaataaagagaaaatagaagTTACTAAGGAaggatataaattaatgaatggAGATAAAATACGCTTTGGTTTGCAGCAACATGTATTTAC cgTAGTGTATGTGCCCCTAATAACTGCTTTGACCACCTTCCAAGCCAGTGACAAACAAAAACTACAAGgtatatttcatgaaattgaTGGAATGATTTCTCATGAATGGATAAGCGCTTGCACTCATCTAACAGTATCAAAAGCAACCCTAACAGAGAAG GTTATGTGGGCTATGGCTTCTGCAATACCAATAGTAAGTCTGAATTATTGGGTAGCAGTTAAACTTGCCACTAATAATGGCGAGAAACTCCCAGATCCATCAGATTTTATCCCACCACTCAAAGAATCATTAATTAGCAAAAGCGTTGCATCACTCTCTGTAAATGAAAAACGGAAGACTCTGTTTCGTAACTTAATATTTGTGCACTTCAGTGCACATCAGTATAAAGCTTATGGAAGAATGATTATGTTGGCAG GTGGTAAATCGCTGTTATACTCAAAGAAACCATTGACCATTAAACAAATCTGTGCACCTAATGTTATTGTGTTGAAACACTCTGACGATGATCAAACCCAATCAACACGGGACATAGTACCTGAATATGAAACAATAt ATAAGTCATTGCAAATGCATAAACGCAACATGATAGCGGAAACTGATATTGTACTTGCTATTTTACACTGTTCcacagaaaaatattgcaatccaAAATTTAACTTTAGCGATCTATTGAAAAGACCGCCGGCAAAATCTGACTCCTCTAAAGTCATAGTTCTTGACACGCAAGATTTAACGCCTGATGTGAGAGTACTTccgaaagtaatttctaatatttcgaTAACATCGAACGTGAATGCGAAGAAGCCGGCGCAAAGAGTTGAAATCATTCCTGAAACATGCGATTCTTATAAATCAACTGGTGATATGCCTGAGGTATTAGATATAGTAAGATCTAATTCATCAAAACAGACTCAAATTACAAAGATCGTTACTAGCGATATTGTACACGATAGAAAATTTTCAGAGAgctttaaagaaatatattcacaaGAAACCGTGGAAATTATTCCAGAAACTAATAACTTGATTCAAACACAAGATATACTAAAACCCAGCACATCTGCAGGAAGCATTCTTAATAATAAGAGTAGAATAGAAAGAGCAAAACAAGTGCCTTCACAAAAAACTGTGAAATATATTCCAGAAACAAATGATTTGTCTCAATCACAAGATATTATCAGTTCATCAAACATTAATCAGGATATAAAGAGTACTAGTGGTAATGATATTTCAATTCAGAGTAAATTGCCACAAAGGATAAAAGAAGTACATCCACAAAGAACAGTGCAATGTATACCAGAAACTAATGATTTGTTTGAATCACAAGAGACACTGACTAACAGACTACCAAGCACGAGTCAGGGAACAAAGAACATTTCTAATAGTAACAGTTCAATTGGAAGCAAATCCACAGTGCATGTAAATGACATACATCCACGAGGGACTCCAAAGTGTATTCCCGAAACGAATGAATCTTCTCTAAAGAGTTCTAATAGTAACAGTTCAATTGGAAGCAAATCCACAGTGTATGTCAATGACATACATCCACGAGGGACTCCAAAGTGTATTCCAGAAACGAATGAATCTTCTCTAAAGAGTTCTAATAGTAACAGTTCAATTGGAAGCAAATCCACAGTGCATGTCAATGACATACATCCACGAGGGACTCCAAAGTGTATTCCAGAAACGAATGAATCTTCTCTAAAGAGTTCTCATAGTAACAGTTCAATTGGAAGCAAATCCATAGTGCACGCAGAAGACGAACATCCAGGAAGGACTCCAAAGTGTATTCCAGAAGCGAATGAATCTTCTCGAAAGAGATGTAATAGTAACAGTTCTGATAGTAACAGTTCAATTGGAAACAAATCGGTAGAGTACATAgaagatagaaataaagaaactattttaaacgATGTAATTGACCTAGCAAATGGAGAGGATGACCCTGAAGAAGCAGAAAATAGATTGGTAGCGAAACTGCACAGTACATTAAAAGCCAACGAACAGCCGCAAAAGTCGAAATTGGTTGAATTAATTCCTGTCGATAAGATTAGAGCTCAGAAACGAAAATTAGATTCTACAAAATCTGGAGAAACAAACCGGGATGATTCTTTAGACAGTGATGAAGAACTTagtatcaaattatttacaaag GAACATTCTATACGAAGGGACAGAAAGATCAGCCTCTGCACAATGCACAAATGGAGTATATCGGCTCcgtaa
- the Txl gene encoding thioredoxin-like, whose amino-acid sequence MSAVRVILDDVHFYAQMACAGTKLVVVDFTATWCGPCQRIAPVFEQLSVKYPNALFLKVDVDKCTETAAVQGVSAMPTFIFYRNQTKLDLCQGADPVGLESKIQQFYESEDTEETKNEDTEDGKSPVFGHMDLSTFITKTQCECLNESDEHNLLHCLSSDEGYLESDCDAELIISITFIQAVKIHSLQIKAPKDKGPKNIKLFINLPRTIDFDVADSNTSIQDLTLTPNVLEEGTPIGLRFVKFQNVQNLQIFVKDNQTGSDTTRIDHLAVIGSPISTTDMGEFRRVIGKKGESH is encoded by the exons ATGAGTGCAGTACGTGTGATTCTTGATGATGTCCATTTCTACGCCCAAATGGCGTGTGCGGGTACAAAATTAGTTGTAGTCGATTTCACAGCGACATG GTGTGGTCCTTGTCAGAGAATTGCACCAGTGTTTGAGCAGCTATCAGTTAAATATCCGAATGCATTGTTTCTTAAGGTTGATGTAGATAAATGCACAGAAACTGCTGCTGTGCAAGGTGTCAGTGCAATGCCTACATTCATATTTTATCGTAACCAAACAAAATTGGATTTGTGTCAAGGAGCTGATCCGGTTGGATTAGAATCAAAGATTCAACAGTTCTATGAAAGTGAAGACAcggaagaaacgaaaaatgaaGATACGGAAGATGGGAAGAGTCCAGTATTTGGACAT ATGGACTTATCTACATTCATTACCAAAACACAATGCGAATGTTTAAACGAGTCGGATGAACATAATCTCCTACATTGTTTGAGCTCGGATGAAGGATATCTTGAGAGTGATTGTGATGCGGAATTGATAATATctattacatttatacaaGCAGTCAAAATTCACTCTTTGCAGATTAAAGCTCCTAAAGACAAGGGgccaaaaaatattaaattatttattaacctgCCTAGAACAATTGATTTTGATGTGGCAGATTCTAATACAAGCATCCAAGACTTAAC TTTGACGCCGAACGTTCTCGAAGAAGGCACTCCGATCGGTTTACGTTTTGTTAAGTTCCAAAACGTACAGAATCTCCAAATCTTTGTAAAAGATAATCAAACTGGTAGCGACACAACGAGGATTGATCACTTGGCTGTTATAGGATCACCAATCTCTACTACGGATATGGGAGAATTTAGGAGAGTGATTGGTAAGAAAGGAGAGAGTCATTAA
- the Med16 gene encoding mediator complex subunit 16, with protein MDLLYTVNRKVTSKSFINQESLYEGQSLCSLSSRNIAAFTTTTELDDNNGKTWGSHVYICDLNMPWHTHKLLSNKHTITALEWDLPGDKLVVADATGNVQLWMFKDHVLNDWILIGSTCFVGEHILGAAWFHNGKKTGLVTEKKDSIHYSEKFNHLPFAPSVRQFGGRAAEGVLVVSTTGMVGALMITKDFQNPICTSTESLGSTRHRITAVDLCYGKNGHILVAVSSGNICLPIRCYRVLVRKNDEKCSITSQALPSFFLQDGAPKDNTYTSVTHLKFVVREDADSLVIAVNSDSGGIVEVWELREKSQPVHKLFQPKTLESFKTVVVWQHQSQYRCQSPITAIATTKLSIVTTLPPPSYVVVALADSSVHCLSRDCLKEISFSSLNMAWRPDEPNNKYFKNSISIASIDLSWLGCVLLACDTRGNLYLYKLLPDGGPSITLTYACTLLEYCLVTGLDWLDILLCLRSSMIEPLCERLDVSFNRQLQPIQQYHYIQFLCIKTSLYRMLVSGQSKAADLSSLLMIHSVATAFKSLLRPSDLISHDKGPAESLAAVINDAIPDVDKVLLHLDPKEFTVEPSTLQSLQQLIQWVADLALNLLARLPEQRLQMKSGGYELLKDHKALNTLRELLVLIRIWGLLRPSCLPVFLRSADNLDVLALLFRLLSKLVQPNGDTQSQQVDDGLIDDCCLLPNQIMIPQLHQGNNITAIATPILFYQSFPLQLEYGVESEQLLFVPELNSVEGCMHSGQIVDGTRHLYLGKQPLLVKQCTRCGGKAQVQNMTRTAAIRAWDQRWARACRCGGVWRIHKTCP; from the exons ATGGATTTACTGTATACTGTAAATAGAAAAGTGACATCGAAATCTTTTATAAATCAAGAAAG cCTATACGAAGGACAATCTTTATGCTCGTTATCTAGTCGAAATATAGCAGCATTTACTACAACTACAGAATTAGATGATAATAATGGAAAGACATGGGGATCACATGTTTATATTTGCGATTTAAACATGCCTTGGCACACTCACAA GCTACTATCAAACAAACACACCATCACTGCATTAGAGTGGGATTTACCAGGTGATAAACTAGTTGTTGCTGATGCTACTGGTAATGTACAATTGTGGATGTTTAAAGACCATGTCCTCAATGATTGGATATTAATTGGTTCCACGTGTTTCGTCGGAGAACACATATTAGGTGCAGCTTGGTTTCATAATGGGAAAAAG acAGGGCTTGTAACTGAGAAAAAAGATAGTATTCATTATAGTGagaaatttaatcatttaccTTTTGCTCCTTCTGTGAGACAATTTGGTGGTAGAGCAGCAGAAGGGGTATTGGTAGTGTCAACTACAGGTATGGTCGGTGCACTCATGATCACAAAAGATTTTCAAAATCCTATCTGCACCTCGACAGAAAGTTTAGGAAGTACAAGACATAGGATAACTGCAGTTGACTTGTGTTATGGAAAaa ATGGCCATATTTTAGTAGCTGTAAGCAGTGGTAACATTTGTTTGCCAATTAGATGTTATAGAGTTTTAGTTcgtaaaaatgatgaaaaatgttctattACATCACAAGCACTGCCAAGTTTTTTTCTGCAGGATGGAGCTCCCAAAGACAATACAT ATACGAGTGTGACACACTTGAAGTTTGTAGTTCGAGAAGACGCAGATTCCTTGGTTATTGCTGTAAACAGTGATAGTGGAGGTATTGTAGAAGTATGGGAGTTGCGGGAAAAATCGCAACCGGTACATAAGTTATTTCAACCTAAAACATTAGAATCATTTAAAACTGTAGTG GTATGGCAACATCAATCGCAATATCGTTGTCAATCTCCAATAACAGCAATAGCGACTACAAAACTATCAATAGTTACCACGTTACCGCCTCCAAGTTACGTTGTAGTAGCTTTGGCAGATTCATCGGTACATTGCTTGAGCCGTGATTgtctaaaagaaatttctttttcctctttgAATATGGCATGGCGGCCAGATGaaccaaataataaatattttaaaaattcaatttctatagCGAGTATAGATTTATCGTGGCTGGGTTGCGTTCTCTTGGCTTGTGATACAcgaggaaatttatatttatacaaactCCTCCCTGATGGAG GGCCATCGATAACATTAACTTATGCCTGTACACTCTTAGAATATTGTCTAGTAACTGGATTAGATTGGTTGGACATTTTGTTGTGTTTAAGATCGTCAATGATTGAACCGCTATGCGAAAGACTGGATGTCTCTTTCAATAGGCAATTGCAGCCCATACAGCAGTATcattatattcaatttctttGTATCAAGACATCGTTATACAG AATGTTAGTATCGGGGCAAAGCAAAGCAGCAGACTTATCATCGTTGCTTATGATTCATTCAGTGGCAACAGCTTTTAAATCATTACTACGACCGTCTGATTTGATTTCTCATGATAAGGGACCAGCAGAAAGCTTAGCAGCAGTCATTAACGACGCCATTCCTGATGTAGATAAG GTATTGTTACATCTTGATCCCAAAGAATTTACTGTAGAACCCAGTACACTTCAATCCttgcaacaattaattcagTGGGTCGCTGATCTGGCTTTGAATCTCTTAGCACGCCTTCCAGAGCAACGGTTGCAAATGAAATCCGGTGGT TATGAGCTCTTGAAGGATCATAAGGCTTTGAATACATTGAGAGAATTATTAGTACTTATACGTATATGGGGTTTGTTGCGTCCGTCGTGCCTGCCGGTATTTCTTCGCAGCGCCGATAATCTCGACGTGCTTGCACTATTGTTCcgtttattatcaaaattggTACAACCTAACGGAGACACTCAATCTCAGCAAGTAGACGATGGTTTAATTG ATGATTGTTGCCTGTTACCAAATCAGATCATGATACCACAATTACATCAGGGTAATAACATAACAGCTATAGCTACTcctattcttttttatcaaaGCTTTCCTTTGCAg ttgGAGTATGGCGTAGAATCCGAACAGTTATTATTTGTACCTGAGCTTAATTCAGTTGAAGGTTGTATGCATAGTGGACAAATTGTAGATGGTACTAGACACTTATATCTTGGGAAGCAACCACTTCTTGTTAAACAATGTACAAG ATGTGGGGGTAAAGCTCAAGTTCAAAATATGACAAGAACAGCTGCAATTAGAGCATGGGATCAAAGATGGGCAAGAGCTTGTCGTTGCGGTGGCGTTTGGCGAATTCATAAAACTTGTCCATAA